GTTTGTGTTGCTTGTCAACAAGGGAAAGCACATAAATTGCCTTTTGTATCTTCTACTACTGAATATTTGGACTCATTTGAATTGATTGTTTCTAATTTGTGGGGTCCCGCTTCAGTTTCGTGTGAAGGTAATCTGTACTATGTTTCTTTTATTAACATGAGCAGTTGATTTACTTGGGTGTATCTTCTTAAGCGTAAATCTCAGGCGCTTGAGTGCTTCCTTCAGTTCCAGAAAATGGTTTTTACTCAATTTGGCAAACACATTAAAAAGTTTCAGAGTGACTGGGGAGGAGAGTTTCGGGCTTTTGCGTCCGTTCTAGCAAGTCGAGAAATTTTGCGTCGTTTGTCTTGTCCACATACCTCCGAACAGAATGATGTTGCTGAATGTAAGCACAGGCATGTTGTGGAGACTGGGCTTACTCTCTTAGCTCAAGCTAATCTTCCCATAGTTTATTGGGGATATGCCTTCTGTAGTGCTGTTTATCTTGTCAACCGGTTGCCCACGCCTGTACTGAAGGGTCGCTCTCCTTTTTAGGCCTTGTATCGGACCGAACCTACATATCATCATCTACGTATTTTTGGCTGCTATTGTTTTCCATTCTTGAGACCTTTTCTAAAGCACAAGCTGGAGTTTCAGTCCCAACCTTGTACATTCTTAGGTTATAGCTCTCAACATAAGGGGTATTACTGTCTCACACCGGATGGTAGGTGGTTGTTTCTCGTCATGTGGTATTTGATGAAAGTCGGTTTATGTTCTCCGCATCTCCTGCTATAAGTTCTGACACTAATGGTTCAACTCTCAGTGATTTTGTTTCTACTCATGTTCCTGTTGTCCGATCGTCTGCTGCTCAGTCATGTGCGGCTCATCCACCTGGTCCGCCTCTAATTCGACACTCCCTTACTCCTAGTCCATCCATTCTTGTTGACTCTCATGCTACTTGTAGTACTTCTCAACCTGTTGCTGTTGCTGAAACACCTGAGATTTCTGCCCCTCCTTTTATCAACACTCATCGCATGGTAACTCGGTCTAAGGCAGGCATTTTTAAACCTAAGGTTCTCTATGTAGAAGCGGATGATTTTGAACCTCGCACTGTAAAGGATGCTCTGGCTCATCCAGAATGGAAGTTAGCTGTGCAAGCTGAGTTTGATGCTTTTTCTACTAATTCTACCTAGACCCTGGTACCCTTACCCCCTGGGCGAAAAGTCATTTGGTGTAAGTGGTTGTTTAAGGTTAAAAGACATCCTGATGGGACTATTGATCATCGAAAGGCTCGTTTGGTTGCTAAAGGTTGTTCACAGGCCCCTGGATGTGATTTTAAAGAAACGTTTAGTCCTGTGGTCAAACCTGCTACTATTAGACTCATATTATCTGTGGCTGTGTCTAAAGGGTGGACACTCCGTCAAGTTGATGTGAACAATGCTTTCTTAAACGGTGATATCACGATTGAGGTGTTTATGCAGCTACCCCCGGGGTATGTTTAGACTGGTCCTAATGGCGAGCGTTTGGTCTGTCGTCTGACCAAAGCATTGTATGGCTTACGTCAAGCTCCCGTGCCTGGTTCGACAAACTGAAAGGTTTTCTTCTTTCTACAGGGTTTACTTTGTCTAAATCTGACGCCTCGTTATTTGTCTGTGTTATGACTACTTCCACTTTGTATGTTTTGGTTTATGTGGATGATATTATTGTTACTGGTAATGTACCAGATAGCATTGACATTTTTGTTCGACAGTTGCATTGCGAGTTTTCCCTTAAAGATATGGGAGATCTCTACTACTTTCTTGGCATTGAGGTTACACGTACGTCTGCTGGTAGTCTTCATTTGTGTCAACGGAAATACATCCGTGATCTTCTTGAGCGTAGTGGCTTGGCGAACGCAAAGTGTGTAAACACACCTATGGTTAGCTCGTCTGTTCTTTCTAAAGATGATGGTGATCGTCTGAGTGATCCCACTGAGTATAGAAGTCTAGCTGGAGCTTTACAATATATAGTTTTAGCTCACTCGGATATTGCTTATGCCGTGAATAGGGTTTGTCAGTTTATGCATTCTCCAACTTCTAAACATCTGGTCGCATTAAAGCGCATTCTGCGATACTTATGTGGTACAATTAGCTATAGGCTGGTTTTTCGACCCTCTGATCGGTTTTCTCTGGTAGGTTATGCTGATGCCAATTGGGGGCTTGATGTTGACGATCGTCAGTCCACAACTGCGTACTGTGTTTTTTATGGTCAAACTCCTGTCTCTTGGTCCTCCAAAAAGTAACAAGTCATATCTCGATCTACAGCTGAGGCTGAATATCAGAGTCTGGCTGCTGCTGCTAGTGATGTTACCTAGTTGTTGTCGTTTCTGCATGAATTACATCTATCTTCTATTAATGTTCCTGCTCTCTGGTGTGATAATTCTAGTACCGTTGCTGTTGCTGCCAATCCTGTTCTTCATTCTAAATTCAAACATGTGGAGTTAGATCTATTTTTTGTTCGCGAGGAAGTCGCTGATGGCTTGCTTGTGGTTGGTGAGGTTCCGGCATGTGACCAGGTTGCTGATGTTCTCACCAAGCCACTTTCTGTTTCCTCGTTTGTTCGATTTCGAAATTTTCTTCGGGTGTTTCTGGTAGAGAAGATGGGAGCATGTTAGAGAAATGATATATTAGTCAGTTAGGTTGTTAGTCCAGCTGTAATGCAGTTGGAGTTGTTAGCTTCAGTTATCTCACCTTTCACGTGTATATATTCTTGCTTGTATCAGCATAGAAAAAAATATCAATTTCAGATTAAAAGATTCATTTTTTGTTTTCATTCTCTTCATTGTCTATACTTTCTTTCTATTATTTTAGATCTTCTATCATTGATAAATTTGTaagtattaaaatttaattaagtattaaaatttaatgacttaaacataaatttaaacaaaattaagTAACTATTTAAGTAGTTTACACCATATTAATCATTATAGCTATGAAGCGTTAATGAGATCAATACAAAATCAATTAGAATACTTAGaaacaataataaataaagaGTAGCCTTGGATTAGAGGGGCAAGGCACATGCATTATCTCTTCAACACGCCTCTCTCCTTCCTCTCAGTTTCTTTCTCTGCCACCTTACTTTCAttgtgtttattattattattattattattattattattattattattattacaaagcCTTTGGATTGTTTTACACATCGACACCCTCTAGCCTATTTTTGTTTCACAAGACTCTAAAAGCATCTGACTTTCATACTAGGTCCATTCTTAAGCCTGATCTATCATTGACTACACATTAAGAGAAGTGAATagccttttaatttatttttttatacaaaTTAAAGATATGGGGATGAGTGGGTTCACTTGgccattttttaatttttttgaataacATAATTTGGTTGCCATTAGTCAAGGGGAGAGAGGGAAGGCCCCATACGTCACCTTTAGGATTAGGAAGCAatcattaatataatttaagtacATATTTGTTTTGAAGATAACCCATTTGGTTATAATATGTCTAAAATATAAGGATTTTCAATGTAGTTTATTTAATCTTGTTATGATATCGATTATTTTTGGTCCAAATCCAAACGGATTTGGGTTAGATTTGGGTCTAATTCTATTGAGTTCACATGATGTGTCCACAGGTCGAGCTTGCGTGATGATGTGTGATCACAAGGTGTGAACTATAATCCCGTGGAAGGTTGCATGTGGAATTGTGCATGGAGCCGCACAAACACATGCTAACTCTAAGATAAGATATGTGTTTAAATGCATAGAGATTACCCAATATGTCATGTCAATGAATAGTATCCGTATAATATAAATAGGTCAACACAATCCTTTAAGAGGACAATAGAGAAAATATCTCAACAAAACTCTATTTGTGTTTTACTTTTGAAGGTAATCACTTGCTTAGAACAAgtagaaaataggaggattttcaACATAGTTTGTTTCAACTGGAATGAGATTGAGAGATAATAAGTTAATAACCCACAAAATTTTCCAATGTTTCTCCAATGGCCAATGGGACATATATTAATTATTACTGATCAGAAAAGTTACATTTTTTTCACCTTGATTATGATTttgtaataaaaatgaaataatattataatggtccttgaaatttattaaatttatgaaTATGATCTTTGCACTTTAACATTATGTTTAAATatagtatatatatttatttaaatgaattaaaaatagattatttaaaatattaaattaaattattttaattttcctCGCCTTTTGATAAATCTAAATTTACAAGCTTCATTGTGTTACTGTGGTAGGTTTGGAACTCGAGGAATGATGCTGTACTCAATAATAATGATCCGAAATTTTGAGTTAGGGGTAGAGATAAAATTAGAAATATTTGGAAATCAAAGATaataattttgagatataatgattTTTTTTAGCCATCCAACTTTACAAAAAAGTTATTGTAgccatttatttaaatttttacatttttaatccTTGAACTTgtaatttttatcaaatcaccctAAAATAGATGGAAAAGTTGACGTTTTTAACTTTATTAACATGGCATACATGTGGATTGTCACGTGTATGCCACATCAgcatttaattactttttttaaaattttaaaaatatttaaaaatatatttataatttttatactttgtaaaaaaatttaattattttaattttaattttattttatatatttttaattttaaaatttaaaaatggttGTCCAAATTTAGAGGTGAGCATTAGCCGGGCCgagctcaactaaaaatttaggtccGTTTGCTAGCCCGGGTCCTGCCCGGCCTgacaaatgggcctaaaattttgcccaaacccGACCAGGATAAAAATGTTGAAACTCAGCcacccatattaattttatattatttttatataattttgaaaaataaataatacatcaaaatactaaaaacatcaaaatattattttccaacaaattgaaaataaattttaaaaatagatatacttaaataacactaagatagatgcaacttaacaagcaaatgtctctaaaataataagaaatttaacaaatgtctttaaaataataacaaaattaacaacaaaataagttttatacaacatccaaacaataacaacaaaataatagcaacataatagtaaaatggtaacaaaatagggagaaaataacaagaaaataatataaaaaaaagcaATTTTTTGTGCTTTAGTGGATTCAGGCTGGGCTGGGCCGGGCTCGAGCAAAAAATGCCTTACTCGAGGCCCGACCCATTTTTAAAACTGGCTCTTTTTTTTGTCCAAGGCCATTTTTTggtctatatttttgcccaaaccctcccacatttcgggctGGCCTTCGGGCTGGTAGCCATGATCAGGTCAAGTCCAGATTCCATCTAGATTTAACTTTtaaatggtttttttttatttactttttttaaaatttttttgactttatttaatattttttacaaattttaataatttttttacaaatttataaaaattattttttatttttaaatatataaaaataagctTTGAAATGAATGAACTCAGAAAATCATATGTCCTAGTTCATTCCGGTAAtattccttttaaatttttttattttttttgctaACATGGCAACTGACGTGACACTATCACGTGAACAATTGTCGTTGACATGGAGCGCCATGCTAGTGCTATTAACAATCATGTCAGAGTTGTAATGTCAACATTAGTCAAAAGTCTCTTTGTCCAATTTTATTAATTCAAAGGTTGAATTGGATGTAAATAGATCGCAGAAACTTAATTGATTTATTTGAAAAAGCTCAAACACCTTTTAAACTATTAAacctaaattaaaatataaattttcaagaaGAGTAAAATACAGTTTTATCATATGGATGAAGATCATAAGTGACAGTCCATAACCGACCTTGATTCGGGCACAAAGTACTCAAAGTGAATTTAGCCTCCATATAATATTACTGATCTAGTCGTATTGATTTGTGCTTGGATTATTCTTTGAGAATTTATGGGTTAGTAATGGTTGATGCAGCAAACTCTTTTCATAAATTAATAAGAATTCTCATGGGTTAGTAATGGTTGATGCAACAAACTCttttcataaattaataaaaattctcATGGGTTAGTAATGGTTGATGCAGCCAACTCttttcataaattaataaaaagtaaACTACTCCcaaagttattaaattattaataaatttatgttttgtttattcatttttgaaaagttacaaaatggtcgtcaaactattcaaaagtttatTAATTAAGTCATTGgactgttaagtttttttttaaagtccAATTAGCGAGCTCTAAGCGACAATTCGATGACTAGTACGGTGGTTCAGTACCCATCTAGGAGTAGAAGAACATATTTTTGGTCCAAGTCAATCTGGAGGTTAGGTCGGAGATCAGAGAAAAAAGCTGTTTGGATTTTGGTTCATAGATTTGTAATGTTCAAAGCTGTTACATAAAAAACTGAACTGTAAAAGAGAAGGGAAATGAAGACTTTTGATTAGTGCAAGTGAAGCGAACAGAAAATGCCATACAATAATGATTTTAACAatctagtgacttaaatgaaaacttttaaatagtcagtgaccattttgtaacttttttaagtcgagtgaccaaaatgtaaacttactaatagtttaatgacctTATATGTAGTTTAACCTTATTAAAATGCTGTCGTAGTTACTCTCAAAAAAATGTTTAAGATATAGATCAAGTTCGGAACAACATAAGTTTTGAGACGttgaaatgagaaaatttggaatCGAGGAAGTAAGCAAGCAAGGTTGTAGAGAATATGACCCTTGTGATGGAATTAGTATTTGTCTTTTATGCTGAATCCCCAAGATTGCTCCCAAAGGCGAAGCAAGAAATCTTGTATTGGAAGGAAGgggtataattaatttttatttttattttggagaggtgcaaaattaaaaatttgatgttGAAATAAGTTAAATTGAATTGCTAATTTTAAggactaaaaataaaatttttcattttaataaatggttaaaatgaataaaatcaaaatatcatatatattttgGTATAATTATGATTTGAACTCAAGTTATCTTTGAGGAAAATGAACACtcaatcaataaatcataacaatgaaattaaagtattatattttaagaGAGGTTGGAAAACTCTATCTACCTTTGACTACGTCCCTGATTGCTCATTATTGATTAATCTGTAAAGTGGTCCCATATTATTGTAAGATGGACAGCTAACCTTGATAACACCTTGGTGTAACAGAATGAATGGAGTTTTATATATGGATAGTAGTTTTGATTTGGATTTTGAATAATAGAAAATTACCTGCGCACATGAAGCTATTTGGTATATGCAATGGCCAAGCATGCCTTTAGTCTAATCTTATGGTAAGTTATAGTATTTGTTTAATAAATCCAAGAAATTTATCGCCTTGATAATTGGATCTGTTATTGGATCAGCCAGCTTAAAGGCATTATTTTGGTTCCGGACTTAAATCGGGGCATGTTTCGAACTAATTTATGTTACTATAATAATAAGCactatattaattaaaaataatcctACCAAAGTTGAGGTGATAAACTGATAATAGACTAAGTTCCAGTAGAGTAATGTTAGGCTACCTCATCTCCTTTGTTTATTCCTTGGAAGTGTATAATTTTTTATACACATTAGTAATTTGGGAATGGCCAGAATCAttgaaatcataaaattatatatatttgttttgaaGGTGTCCACATGGTACTATATTTTAATCTTAACCTAAGCTATTCTTGAtacttaattattttaaataagagTGGTTCTAAATGGTATAATTGTTTTAAACGTTGCTTGAATAATACTTATTGAACACAATAATTATTCTTCAAGAagagatattaaaataaaaataatattaaaaaatagttgtggctaaaactaaaaatatataaaaatattatgtttacttttttataagtaaatattatttatccccaacaaaaagaaaaccattgttttgctaCAAAAGTATACAAGATTATGTTTAAATTTTGCTTCAATACAACATTATTTTTTCACTTATGGGTAAACTCATAGTTGGTCACCCAACTTTTATAAGTTTTCATTTTGGGTATCGAAAAAAAAGTTTATAATATGGGCATAGCCGTTACATACTTTTATCATTTTAGTCACTCATTGTTAATTTTTCATTGCATACACTCATTTTAGTTACCTAACtttatattttatcttttaattttctttttttacaCTTATTTTAAGAATTAAGTTTAGATTTTTTAGTAAAGGAAAACCCTTATAGAGAAAATTTGGGTTAGAAAAATCATTTTacctttttaattttatttattttatctttatttagaATTGATTTGGTTTTTCTTAGTAAAGAGAAAGAAAAACTTGGGATTTTATAGGAATTACTTGGGTTTTATAGGAAAAACTTGAGTTTTTACAAGGAAATTCAATTtgttttttcatttcatttcctttttatcttttatttttagaattaattttagtttttagtaAGAGGAAAAGCTTAAGATTTTACCGGAAATTACCTTAAGTTTTTATTGTGAAAACTTGGGTTTTACAAGGAAAAatcattttatctttttaatttttaaattttttagaattaatttagtaTTTTAGCTAGTAAAAGTAGCTGAATATTTAAATTCCCCATAAAAACTTAGGTTTTTTTAAATAGAGTTAATTCtaacaaagaaaataaatgaCCGAAATGAAAACTTATTAAAGTTGGATGACTATGTATTGGAAAATTAACGACATTTAATTTGTAAAGTGACTAAAATGAACAAAGCATGTAACAATAATGCCCATATTGCAAactttattatttttggtgtcgaaaataaaaaatataaaagttgagcCCTTCACTTGTAAAAAAGACATTTTAATAAATTAACCAAttattttcgtgttttataggATTAATTTGTAGCTTTCTTGTGGAAGTTTgacaaaatattttaatatgattggTCATTGACTTTGCAaaatattttagtcaaatttgtgaatttggaaaaagaaatattttattcGGTAGGTGAAAAATGATTGGGAACCACTTGTATTAATATATGTGAAATAATTTGGTtaatataatcaaaataaatttcaagtAAGAAATAAGTTAAACTTTTTTTCTCGAGTTTCTTCTTCATTCTTCTCACTCTGCCAATAATTCTCATGGCTGGTGAGAAAGAAATAAAGGAAATATATGAAAATGGAATGAAACTTTTGGAAGAATTAACCAGCAATGCTCATGAAATACAAGAACAAATGTTGGAGGAGATACTAATAAGAAATGCAGGAACAGAATATCTAAGCAGATTCTTCGTCAATGGCCAAAATCACAAGCAAAACTTCAAAACAAATGTACCCATTGTTACTTACGAAGATATCAAGCCTTACATCGATCGGATTGCTAATGGAGAGACCTCGTCTATCCTTTTTGCTGATCCCATCACACAGTTCATTCAaaggtatgtatgtatatataattcttcatcaatttctttcCTTGGAAAGAATTCCATAATATTTCAAAGTAAACCATTAACTTTGGATACAGCACCGGTACTTCTGAGGGGAAGCCGAAGTTGATACCCATGACATCTGAAAGTTTTGAGAAAAGGATGGTAAAACCGCTGCTGGTTGACCTTGTCATGAAAAAGTAAGCACTATTAATTTGCTGTTGTTACTTCATGATCTTGGGTCCCTTTTGTCTCTCCAATATTCACTGCAATTAAAATCTCAGATCAAACAAATAAGTAACTTAAACTTATGTGTTTTTACTTTTGTCTTGGTAGGTGTATCAGTGGGTTAGACCAAGGCAAATCGTTCTACTTATTTTTTGTCAAACCAGAGATGGAAACTCCGTCTGGTTTAATGGCATCACTCTAcacaacatcatattttaagaCCCAAATCTTCAAAAATGGTCTGGCTAAGTTTTGCACAAGTCCTATTGACACCATCTTATGTTTGGACAACAAACAAAGTATGTACTGCCAGTTGCTTACCGGTTTACTACTGCGCGATGAGGTTGTACGGATGGGTTCAAGCTTTGCATCGGTTTTGGCAAGGAGCATCAAGTTCTTAGAAGATTATTGGAAAGAATTATGTTCTAACATTAGAACAGGTTATCTCAGTGATTGGATTGCTGACCCTGCTTGCAGAAATGCTATGTCGTCCATCCTTATTAGGCCAGACCCTGAATTGGCTGATTTGATTCAACAAATATGTGAAGATAAATCATGGGAAGGGATAATTAAGGAGCTTTGGCCTGAAGTTAAGTGTATTAGTTCCATCGTCACAGGCAGCATGAGCCAATATATTCCATTACTTGAATTTTATGGTGGAGGGATCCCTTTAGTTTCGCCAAATTGTGGTTCTTCGGAAGCTTGTTTCGGTATCAATTTAAAACCTCTAAGCAAGCCCTTCGATGTCTCTTACACCATTCTCCCAAATATGGCTTACTTCGAATTTCTTCCTGTGAATAACGATGGTGGAGGGAAGTCTCGAGAATTCAAACTTCGTGGTGTATCAGCTACTGAGTCCTCTGAAAGCACAAATGAGACTACCACCGTCAACAAACCGGTCGATCTTGCAAATGTGAAGATTGGTCGATATTACGAAGTTGTTGTCACAACATTGGCAGGTAAGGTTTCTTTAACTCGGCATCAAAGCTATAGGCTGGTTC
This is a stretch of genomic DNA from Gossypium arboreum isolate Shixiya-1 chromosome 11, ASM2569848v2, whole genome shotgun sequence. It encodes these proteins:
- the LOC108472338 gene encoding indole-3-acetic acid-amido synthetase GH3.17-like, whose translation is MAGEKEIKEIYENGMKLLEELTSNAHEIQEQMLEEILIRNAGTEYLSRFFVNGQNHKQNFKTNVPIVTYEDIKPYIDRIANGETSSILFADPITQFIQSTGTSEGKPKLIPMTSESFEKRMVKPLLVDLVMKKCISGLDQGKSFYLFFVKPEMETPSGLMASLYTTSYFKTQIFKNGLAKFCTSPIDTILCLDNKQSMYCQLLTGLLLRDEVVRMGSSFASVLARSIKFLEDYWKELCSNIRTGYLSDWIADPACRNAMSSILIRPDPELADLIQQICEDKSWEGIIKELWPEVKCISSIVTGSMSQYIPLLEFYGGGIPLVSPNCGSSEACFGINLKPLSKPFDVSYTILPNMAYFEFLPVNNDGGGKSREFKLRGVSATESSESTNETTTVNKPVDLANVKIGRYYEVVVTTLAGLYRYRVGDVLKVTGFYNKSPQFQFVERQNVVLSIDLDKTTEVDLSKAITKAKLVLEPLGIMLTTYSSYADTSLTPGRYVLFWELKMKGSNDLPKLDARIMEECCGIVEESFDFTYKSLRKSGVISALELRVVKHGTFDELMDFYVSKGASISQYKPPCCLKSEEAVKLLNLGMVGTFFSPKTMF